Proteins from one Coturnix japonica isolate 7356 chromosome 5, Coturnix japonica 2.1, whole genome shotgun sequence genomic window:
- the LRRC10B gene encoding leucine-rich repeat-containing protein 10B encodes MGAAGPPHGPGRWDPWNTGGRAGSGCTWGWDSALGLGGGTRSRGGGAASSCPRPPLRSALLQRRCPHLEAMGSGASTCPISAEGPAGVEQRLEARGGRLPPALWELHGLRKLYLSGAGLRDVPDELASLQHLRTLALDGNELMEVPEALCQLPCLAYLYLGRNGLQGLPASFGHLQSLRCLWLEGNFMARFPHVLLGLPDLRSLQLGDNRLARLPSVLPRMANLQGLWLYGNRFQHFPLVLLRMAQLRVLDLDRNRIAHFPDLRGLAGLCLLSYDHNPVRQPPCVADTVRLVGSGAVEYMEAREERLREQQQLEEEEEEGAEKIPQGDGSSLLEDAP; translated from the coding sequence ATGGGGGCTGCAGGACCCCCCCATGGCCCGGGACGGTGGGATCCCTGGAATACAGGGGGCCGTGCTGGCAGCGGTTGTACCTGGGGGTGGGACTCAGCCTTAGGGCTGGGGGGCGGGACCCGAAGCAGAGGGGGCGGGGCCGCTTCCAGTTGTCCCCGCCCCCCACTCCGTAGTGCGTTGCTCCAGCGCCGTTGTCCACATTTGGAGGCGATGGGCAGCGGCGCTTCCACGTGTCCGATCTCCGCCGAGGGCCCTGCAGGCGTGGAGCAGCGGCTGGAGGCTCGGGGTGGGCGgctgcccccagctctgtgGGAGTTGCATGGGCTTCGCAAGCTGTACCTGAGTGGTGCCGGGCTGCGCGATGTGCCCGATGAGCTGGCGTCCCTGCAGCACCTCCGCACACTGGCGCTGGATGGCAACGAGCTGATGGAGGTGCCCGAGGCCTTGTGCCAGCTGCCCTGCCTGGCCTATCTCTACCTGGGCCGCAatgggctgcaggggctgcctgCTTCCTTTGGCCACCTGCAGAGCCTGCGCTGCCTCTGGCTGGAGGGCAACTTCATGGCTCGCTTCCCCCATGTCCTGCTGGGCCTGCCCGACCTGcgcagcctgcagctgggagacAACCGCCTGGCTCGCCTGCCCTCCGTCCTGCCCCGCATGGCCAACCTGCAGGGCCTCTGGCTCTATGGCAACCGCTTCCAACACTTCCCTCTGGTGCTGCTGCGCATGGCCCAGCTCCGCGTCCTGGACCTGGACCGTAACCGCATCGCCCACTTCCCCGACCTGCGGGGCCTGGCCGGCCTCTGCCTGCTCTCCTATGACCACAACCCCGTGCGACAGCCGCCCTGCGTGGCTGACACGGTGCGGCTGGTGGGCAGCGGGGCCGTGGAGTACATGGAGGCACGGGAGGAGCGGCTGCGGGAacaacagcagctggaggaagaggaggaggaaggtgctGAGAAGATCCCCCAGGGTGATGGATCCTCGTTGCTGGAGGATGCCCCATGA